ttgcacaaatactttttatttgtgtatttgggttgggattgtaaatgggcctaatcggaccatgttttgatatagctgccatataaaccgatcttgggtcttggcttcttgatcccctagagggcgttattctcatccgatttaactgaaattttgcacgtggtgttttggtatcacttccaacaactgcgttaagtatgattcaaatcggttcataatctggtatagctgtcatataaaccgatcttggagcttaacttcttgagcccatagagcgcgcaattcttgtccaatttggctgaaattttgcatgaggtatttcgttatgacttccaataactgtgctaagtatccgtccgtctgtctgtcgaaagcacgctaactttcgaaggagtacggcttgaaattttgcacaaatactttttttagtgtatttgggttaggattgtaaatgggacaaatcggtccatgttttgatatagctgccatataaaccgatcttgggtcttgacttcttgacttaactgtgctaagtatccgtccgtccgtctgtctgtcgaaagcacgttaactttcgaaggagtaaggctagccgcttgacattttgtacaaatactttttattagtgtaggtcgtttgggattgtaaatgggcttaatagatccatgttttgatttagctgccatataaactaatcttcggtcttgacttcttgagcctcatccgatttgactgaaattttgctcgtggtgttttggtatcacttccaacaactgggctaagtatggtttatatcggttcatgttttaatatagctgccctataaaccgatcttgggtcttgacttcttgagtctctagagggcgcaattctcgtccgtggtgttttggtatcacttccaacaactgtgttaagtatgattcaaatcggttcataatctggtatagctgtcatatcttggatcttgacttcttgagcccatagagcgcgcaattctagtccaatttggctgaaattttgcatgaggtgtttcgttatgacttccaataactgtgctatgtatccgtctgtctgtctgtcgaaagcacgctaactttcgaaggagtacggcttgaaattttgcacaaatacttttttttagtgtatttgggttagaattgtaaatgggacaaatcggtccatgttttgatatagctgccatataatcttgggtcttgacttcttgacttaactgtgctaagtatccgtccgtccgtctgtctgtcgaaagcacgttaactttcgaagcagtaaggccttcttgagcctcatccgatttgactgaaattttgctcgtggtgttttggtatcacttccaacaactgggctaagtatggtttatatcggttcatgttttaatatagctgccacataaaccgatcttgggtcttgacttttaagcctctagagggcgcaattctcgtccgtggtgttttggtatcacttccaacaactgtgtcaagtatgattcaaatcggttcataatctggtatagctgtcatataaaccgatcttggatcttgacttgagcccattgagcgcgcaattctcatccgatttggctgaaattttgcatgaggtgttttgttatgacttccaacaactgtgtcaagtatgattcaaatcggttcataatctggtatagctgtcatataaaccgatcttggatcttgacttgagcccattgagcgcgcaattctcatccaatttggctgaaattttgcatgaggtgttttgttatgacttccaataactgtactaagtatggcgcaaatcggtacataacctcatatagctgtcatataaaccgatcttgggtcttgacttcttgagcctctagagggcgcaattctcatccgatttggaagaaattttgtacaacggcttctctcatgaccttcaacacacgtgtctaatatagtctaaatcgatttatagcttgatacagctcccatataaaccgatctcccaattttgcttcttgagcccttacaaagcgcaattcttatccgaatgaactgaaatattacacaatgacttctataaagttcagcattcatttatggcccgaatcggactataacttaatatagcagtattatttgtttgcctaaaaagacatactgcgcatagaactcgacaaatgcggtccatggtgtagggtatataagatttggcccggctcgaacttagcacgttcttactcgTTAAAAATAACTTCATGTAAATGTTGCTCGCGGCTCCTGTTTAAATGGTTCCTTCGTAACGTCCTACGTATCCTGTTAACCAGAAATGTACCTCATCGCTGGATACAATTctcaaagcgcatttattgaccaatctttaaAAAACTTTCTACAAAGCTTTTCTCGCCAACTACCGCAATGTTTAAGAAGattgctagaaatcggttcagatttagatgtagctcccatatttatgttcgtcatattttgagaaatattgcaataaagtgtacatttgttaaccgattctctcgaaaattgGCAGAAAGGATACATTtccgaattagatatagctcccatatatacaatatgtttgtcagatttcggGTAATTTTcagtaatgttgtcatttgtcaaccgtagaaattacagtttgaactaactttactttaattggctatgacagaacatttgttccaccagccgaacgtagaatagcgtcccAAGCGCCTAGATCTtgtgcgctcattctaaaatctctgacaccaagtttcgaggtgtctcccaccacttgatccttccatcgggcttttggtcttccgtttttgcgtgtaccaccgtgtttgccttcaaaagacttctttgcttgaGCTTTAttttccattctgacaacatgacctagccaacgcagccgttgtattttgatgcgtgctatcgtcgtcatacagctcgtggttcatacgtcgcctatattctccattaacaataactggtccatatattttacgaagaatgtttttctcaaatacttcaagcactgctttcacaagtacccatgcttcagaaccatataagaaCACGGATAgtttcagtgtcttgtatagtataaTCATCGtcggtcgagaggtggccttgtttctaaactgcttacttagtccaaagtagcatctgtttgtcagtattattcttcgctttatctcgaaattggtgtcattcgtttcggttacggcggtgccggggcatataaagttactgactatctcaaagttgtggttccaaactttcttcatttggttgtttaataacccatctgacaACATCCAgcgaggttcatcaaaatatgttcaaaataagAGATAGGTCCCACTTTGTttttataggataggtgtagggtattatacagtcggcaccgcccgactttggcTTTCCTTACTAATTGTAATTATTTCATTGTAACTATAAGCATACAtaacagaaataaaataaaatttcaattatattcagtgttttttattttgattcatTAGAGGTGGAATATTAggtggtttggtactaaaaccaataacggtttggtattaTCACCTATAACAGATTGATATTAATACccataccagttcggtaatagcAAACAATGCtaatcattttatatttcatcccAAGGTAGGTTAATAAAGTTGGTCTCACGAAACCAGCTGAAAAAAGCCGGACAGTTTGACAGTATTAAAatgtcagttctgtgtttacattcaCAGCAAACCATCCCATTTTTTTCCATGTTCTCTTTGTTTGTGTTTCTCTTCCTCTCATTTTACCTGCACatgtgtcatcattcaatttgaatgacaaaactaaaataggaagaacgcaacatatttattcactGATTAAACATTCTGAAGTGGAAAATTGCTtaggattttatcaaaatcacatttttgaactccaagatccatttatttaaaattaaaataacttattttgtttgttttgttaatatttaattatttcgGATGAGGTGTCAGTAATGCCAACGTTAAATAATAAAGTATTTAGCGGGAAGAGCATTTTATTTATCCTAAATATTTCAActgtggaaaacgaatttggtaccAGCCttcaattgacaattttgacaaacattttcaattacatttaaATCCAAAAAGATACAtatcataagacatctacatgccgtgcAAAAGCGTCTTAAGCAATTTTGCCATTAAATAACGATTAACCCATGGTTAACCCATGATTAActaaaaatattgagtgcactatctgtcaaaatctgtgattagtgcaactctgatttgagattgttactagttcgcgacatttttcgttgtttgtgtgtggtatggttcttaactataatacacacacacaatcaaaaCTCGTTGACTGATAGCgaacttcgcgagaaaaaattgtactcagctgttgaCGGTtaactacctggtaattatatcATGCGTTTAACCATAGCCTTaatatgttgcgttcttcctcttttagttttgtcattcatattgaatgatgacaccatataTGGTGGAGAAAAACAATCACGAAATTTAACCAATGACTAAAGAAGATTAAGTCACTTGCCCAGCTGATGATATATTGCAATTTCAGAGTTCAAATACACTACTATGTCAattggttttgttttgattttaaggttttttcaacattttgtttattgtttcacatttttaatttaatttatacgTATGTAATCACAATTTTTTCGCTGCTGCACGTGGCAATGCAAATAATAACTACAGTGTCAATTTGACAGATGAGTGGACATTTCTACACTCATTCCAACAGGGTTGTATCGTTGATTTCGTAACGCTACCTTCTATAATTGTATAATGAATTTAACCAAATATCAAAACGATTACTCGGCTCATCTTTGCTAGTAACCACTGACGACCTCCAAATGTTACAACAATAGCGTATGCATGAGTTGATATCACAAATTGcaaatcaaaaacaaacagCTCAGGAAGGGGGGAAAACTTTTCGACGATCATGAAATGAAATCTAAAGTTGTTCTATATTTGATAACAGAATACTCGAGATTCATTGATAAACCTGAAAAATAATATAGCTGGCATTGGTGGGTACATTACGAGTTGCAACGACGGCACATACCATTATCGACATTAAGGGCCAGCATGAGTTTTATTCCAACAGGTGGACTTTGCAGTGAATTTTAATTTGGAGTGAACTATATTATCATCTTTTAGAGCACCAACATAGGCGGTTCAATCCACTGACGGGTCAATGGATTCTAGTGTGTCCTCACCGAATGCTAAGGCCTTGGTCAGGCCAGCAAGAGTCACCGCAGAAAAATGATTTGCCAGAATTCGATCCCAGCAATCCATTGTGTCCGGGCGTTGTAAGACCCAATGGGGTGGTAAGTTTTTGATACGCACAACTCTAGACACTTGAGTCTCGATCCattataaaaataacatttcatttccattgcaaaacttatttaaaacattaaaatataaataacgGTACATGGTATTTGCCTTTGGCTAACACTGACAGCGATCTTAACcaatttgtttttagaaaaatcctGACTATGAGGATACATTTGTTTTTACCAATGATTTTCCAGCCTTATTAGAAGATATACCTTCTCCACCGGAAAGTAATGATCCGCTTTTCCAAGCTGCCGCCGCCAAAGGTACTTGCCGTGTTATGTGTTTCCACCCTAAATCCAACCTGACGCTACCATTAATGACACCGAATGAAATTGAAGTAATCATCAGAGAATGGATAAATCAATTCAATGAACTCAACTTAAAATATACGTGGGTGcaaatatttgaaaacaaaGGTGCGTCTATGGGTTGCTCCAATCCTCACCCACATTGCCAGATATGGGCCTGTTCATTCCTACCTTCTGAGCCGTCACTTAAAGATGCCAATCTTAGAAAGTATTACCAAAAATATAAAACGCCAATGTTAAGCGATTATATTACCAAAGAAATAGAACGCAAAGAGCGCTTAGTCATAGATAACCCCGATTGGCTGGTGGTAGTACCCTACTGGGCCTCCTGGCCTTTTGAAACCATGATCATATCTcgcaacaaaaacaaacgtCTTAATGATGTTAGCCCAGAGCAGCAGAAGAATTTGGCTTTGGTCATAAAGCAGCTGACAACGAAATatgacaatttatttaaatgctCTTTCCCATACTCAATGGGTTTCCATGGTGCACCAACAGGCGAGAAGCTTGAACAAGACAATGCACATTGGACTTTACATGCCATCTATTATCCTCCATTGTTAAGATCGGCAACTGTAAGAAAATTTATGGTCGGTTTTGAGTTGTTGTGTCAGGCTCAACGAGATTTAACGGCAGAACAGGCTGCCCAACGACTTAGGGAATTGGATGGCGAAAATCACTATTTAAACAATGTTAGACCTACATAATTGATAGTAATTGTAAAAACTATATAATGGATGATTGTGCAAGCTGCATATATtgataaataataaattatgaCCATTATTATATAAGCCGTGGTGGTGAGTGATGTGGGGTGGTGGCATTTATTAACAACACATAGGTATAAACCGATAAAAAGGCTCCTTCTTAaccaatttgtttttaaaaaaatcccgaCTATGAGGATACATTTGTTTTTAGCAATGATTTTCCAGCCCTATTAGAAGATAAACCGGAAAGTTATGATGCAAAACTAGTGGCAAGCACTAAGTTGCATTTTTTTCAAGCTTTAAATTAATAATAGAAATAGTTCAATTTTTGATCGAAGGGAAAaactatatttttgtttgtttctctttcgagacgagctgaatgatcgaagatgcataGATGAAATAGATTATTTAGAAGAGAGTCTGCTTTGAAAGCACCACTGCTCTCGCAAAGCTTAACGGTTTTCTCAATTGATCGACCCAACTGGGTCACGAGGCCATAGCCTCAATATTAGCAAGTGGCAATTTTAAAtaggcaaacaacaacaaaacaaacgaGTAAAAGAACCACTTACATGTCGTTTGGATCCCACGATAAAAGGCCTTTCAGCAGGGGAGGGCAGAGTGGCAGACAAGGCAATTCGCCCATTCCAACACTgatgtttttatatttaaatattgtctCTTTTATGtgaattgttgttgtagtcttttggttaatgttttgaaatcatttgtttttgtattgtcttacttttttttctttaaacttttgCTTTCTTTTTGAACTTTCAAAACTTTACGCGATTTTGTTAAAGTTTACTCTAAATTGAACGAAATTAAAGAGACAACCCAAAATGAccgtttaaaatatttttttttgtaaagtaaCGATTGGcacaaaaatttataataaaaagggAATAGGCTAAAATCAAACGACCCATACACACAATTTACATGGGGTTTAGGCATACAAAGCTGAAATtaaagtttgaaaattttaaatgtttccttttttttctttcccaCTCCTTTTAGATttctttttccctttttttttaaataataaaaattcggCACTATAAAGTAGGGCACTTTTCGCTGTAATTATGGGCAAATAAACACAATTCATCGGGCTGCGTAGCACATTAGTGCGACCAGGGCTCTGCCACAGTCCCCAAATACTCCCCCTCCACTTCCTTGACCACGGATACAACGCAGGGAGTAACAAGGATTTGAATACACGACGATAACTGATAGACTGATTTGTTTTGCATAAAGGGAAAGTAATGGCACTCCCAATAGATCAGGGTATTCGTCCGTCACAGGAGTGCAACCAATTTTATCAATTTCATCCTTTAGTTGAGATCTGAGGGAAACAGACAACCGCTCATACAAATTGGGTATTGTTTTATATGGTCTTTTCGTTTTTCAATTGGagttaagaaaaaacaaacaacaatgaaTTTATCTCAAAGGGAGAAGTTGCAACTCTTGTTAATATATGCGGCAatcgtaaataaataaaaggtcAATGGTAGTTTGGTCTATGAATTTCTCCAAACTTTcactttgaaaaaaatcatatgTGTAAGAATAATACGGTGaccttttacaaaaaaaaaaaactaaagttaGCGAAAAAACACACCAAAAATTTTCCATCTTACAACAAATTGATCGCGATGCtcaataaaaattcatttgatTGGAAACGATCAaagcaattaaaatttaaaaattatttttaagagTGTAAAGAAACTTCTTCACTTGTGTAAAACTTGTCAAAAATGAGAAAGATGGCCCATTGAGCAGTTTTTTTTCTACCCtcgccaaaactttaaatttctcAAGCCCTTACcaaagtttacaaaaaaaaaaaaagaaatggccCAACATACCCTAATGCAAAACAACTCAATATGTCGAGGAGAAAGGGAGATAACATCATTACCTAAGGCACAAAAACTAAATGGCAAAACACTGAAACAACAGAGTTTAAATGTAATGTGCGAAATCACAGGCATAATTTAGGGAGCCTTTCGCCAAAATAAAGTCACGAATACCACAATACAAGGAGTTTGGTTGCAAATCGGAAAATGAAATCATTAACGCAAACACAAGCACAAGCGCCCCTACAATTTGGTGGTGCtttcatataaaacttctctactaagtggtgtcgcctTGCGGCACGCCTTTTGGACACTGCAATAAACAGCAGTATTTCCGATACAAACTCAATGATACTTGTATCGGAAATCAATGAATGCTACGAGAATATCTTCACTGTTTTTCATGAGAGAAAATTTGCATACTACCACTAgtaacagaaaaaatattccattCCATGTTGCTGTTGTAAAATATACAGACGATCGATCGGGCGTATAGCTTTTCCTTCCTGGTTTGACAAACAAATGAGCCAGGTTATAGTAGAAGAATAACCACGCTAACATTcgcatttttccaatttcaaaaatccTTTTTTGGCTTTAGAATAATGACTTTATTGGCTTTCTCATCAAAAATATTGGGGATCGAAATCCGTTATGTAGTAAATTAgcaagttttttctttttgtattttatttttcagtatatgtatgtttgtatgtatgtataaaacACATAATCAAGTCTTTTTTTTATACGTATAAACGTGTGATTTCAGTGTGTCTTATGTGTTCGTGTGTGACTGTTTGTAATTATATAACGTAGTATGTTCATTTAAATGTATTATAAACATGTACATgtgtatatgtgtatatatgttTGTAAATATCTATATATGCGGTTATAGGCCAAAAAGACAACAACACATCCGTAATTCGAAACTTTTTCTTACAAGTATTTCGAATATCATCaataaacaacattttccaaaatacTTATGAACTGTGTAAACTTTAACAACCAACAAGGACATTTAGACTAATCACTTTACTATTACAAAGTACAATTACAATTATAATTATTACATTACTGTTAACAACTATCCGTTTTCTATTCTATTTTtgagactatatatatatacgaaaaGCGTTTACATACA
This Stomoxys calcitrans chromosome 2, idStoCalc2.1, whole genome shotgun sequence DNA region includes the following protein-coding sequences:
- the LOC106083766 gene encoding probable galactose-1-phosphate uridylyltransferase; the encoded protein is MSFIPTEHQHRRFNPLTGQWILVCPHRMLRPWSGQQESPQKNDLPEFDPSNPLCPGVVRPNGVKNPDYEDTFVFTNDFPALLEDIPSPPESNDPLFQAAAAKGTCRVMCFHPKSNLTLPLMTPNEIEVIIREWINQFNELNLKYTWVQIFENKGASMGCSNPHPHCQIWACSFLPSEPSLKDANLRKYYQKYKTPMLSDYITKEIERKERLVIDNPDWLVVVPYWASWPFETMIISRNKNKRLNDVSPEQQKNLALVIKQLTTKYDNLFKCSFPYSMGFHGAPTGEKLEQDNAHWTLHAIYYPPLLRSATVRKFMVGFELLCQAQRDLTAEQAAQRLRELDGENHYLNNVRPT